A genomic region of Methanobacterium sp. SMA-27 contains the following coding sequences:
- a CDS encoding fumarate hydratase translates to MVLVDLIKKAVIEASTTFRNDQLDSYRRAIEIETNPNAKWVLELLLENAKIAKTNKVPLCDDTGIPHILIEVGNESQLPQSFFKDINNGIAEGLSELPARPMAVKGDSIERIEQSKGLYNNPEKLVAPSFMVDSMEGKGVNIHILMLGGGPEIRAHTYKVFHKRDHRKVFEEVLTWLRSEITMLGCTPCIPTIGIGRTHFEAASLMLKAMAYGDLNNQSELEKDLTESLNITNAGALGIGGSITALGSFVNIGPQRASGVRITCTRPCCCVEPRRSSVNLSSKYLE, encoded by the coding sequence ATGGTTTTAGTTGATTTGATTAAAAAAGCAGTTATAGAAGCCAGCACAACTTTCAGGAATGACCAATTAGATTCTTATAGACGTGCAATTGAAATTGAAACTAATCCTAATGCTAAATGGGTTCTTGAACTTCTTTTGGAAAATGCAAAAATTGCTAAAACAAATAAAGTTCCATTATGTGATGATACTGGAATACCACACATCCTTATCGAAGTTGGGAATGAAAGTCAGCTCCCCCAGAGTTTTTTCAAGGATATAAATAATGGAATTGCTGAGGGTTTAAGTGAACTTCCTGCTAGACCCATGGCTGTCAAGGGAGATTCCATCGAAAGAATTGAACAATCAAAGGGATTATATAATAACCCTGAAAAACTTGTAGCTCCTTCTTTTATGGTTGATAGCATGGAGGGTAAGGGGGTTAATATACATATATTGATGCTTGGTGGAGGTCCTGAAATTCGTGCACATACATATAAGGTTTTCCACAAGCGAGATCATAGAAAAGTATTTGAAGAAGTTTTAACATGGTTGAGATCAGAGATTACAATGCTTGGATGCACACCTTGTATTCCAACTATTGGCATTGGTAGAACTCATTTTGAAGCTGCATCGCTTATGCTGAAGGCAATGGCATACGGGGACCTTAATAACCAGTCTGAATTAGAGAAAGACCTGACAGAATCACTTAATATCACTAATGCAGGTGCACTCGGAATTGGTGGTTCTATAACTGCACTAGGATCGTTTGTAAATATTGGACCTCAAAGGGCCAGTGGCGTGAGAATAACTTGTACACGTCCTTGTTGTTGTGTAGAACCAAGGAGATCATCCGTAAACCTGTCTTCCAAATATTTGGAGTGA